GTGGGGAAATAACTCGCTTTCCTATGGCCCTACACGACGTGGGGTCGATCGACGATGCCACAGGAAGTGGCGATTTTAGTCGATCCACCTTTTTACCAGGATCTTCCTCGCTCGTTTCACTCCCTGCGGGATCTCACCTGATTCCTTCTCCCGTTCTTACACTTCATAAGGAGGGAGTAATACATCAATGCCTAAACGTCATAGAGTGCTATCCAGCTCCAGCACCTAGCGTCTAGTGAGACTTCCCTCACTTCTGTACGATAAGGCAACATCGAATCGCTCCGCTCTTCGTGTTTTCTTTATCTCCGCCAGTTCAGTCCAGTCCATACGCCGCTGACCAAGGTGCTTCCGCTTTCATCCAGGGAGTCTCGCCATTTCCCCACCAACCCAGCTTTATTAGGAAGAACGGCCCCTTCGGAAAAAGAGAATTCTGTTCTCCTTAACCTGGCTGGAATGCTTATATAACAGGCTCTATCCCATAGTTTCAGCCTGATAAAAGGATAAAGCGGTTTCGATCTTCTGATTTGGCAAAGTCCGGAGGGGGATGATGTAGACTCCTGTGGGATGAAAATGACAGGGGAGACCCCGTAAGGCGAAGCCTGAGGAGGCTCCGCGCATTCCCACGGAAAGCGAAATCATCCCCCAAAGGACTGTCCTCTCAGCCTAAATATCTCGAAACTGAGTCTTACAGAAATGGGAGCTTTACCTTAATAACAACACGGAAGGTTAACAGAGCCTTAATTAAAGAGAGATAAAATAAAAAACCCGTCCGATGGCGGGTTTTTGGGTTTAGAAAATACCAAACGACATAAGGGATAAGGTTACAGTAATGATGAAGATCAGCCAGCCTACTATATTGATCCAGATTGGATTGACGTATTGGTGCAGTGTTTTTCGATTATTCATGGCGAACATTAAGAATAAAACAATAATCGGCAGAATCAATCCATTCGCATATTGAGAAAAAACAATCAGTTGAATAGGATCATACCCAAGGCTTGAAAAGATTACACCTACGAGCAGCACGACCATCCAAACCACACGGAATTTCGCTGAACGAAGATTCTTTTCCCATCCCAGCGCTCCGGCTGTGGCATAGGCAGCAGCCAGAGGAGCTGTCATGGAGGAAGAAATTCCAGCAGCAAAAATCCCTATGGCAAAGACGTATTTAGCCCATGAACCAAGCAGCGGCTGTAACTGTTCTGCCATGGAGGAAGGATCCTGAATGGACGTTCCTAAAGGAAAAGCAGCAGCTGCTGTAATGATAATGGAAACGGATATAATTCCGCATATTGCCATAGTCAAAAGAACATCGAAGCGGCTGTCGCTTAGTTGTTCTTCCCCTTTAAATCGTTCCTGGACGGTAGAGGATTGCAAGAACAGAGTGTAGGGGACAATGGTGGTCCCTATTAAAGAAATGACATACAATGTATTTCCGGATGAAACCTTAGGAACGAATCCTTTTGTGAATATGGCAGAGAGGTCAGGCTGAACTACGATAGCCGTGATCACAAAGCTTAGTGTCATTATTAAAATAAGTCCTACAAAGACTCGTTCAATCACCTTATATTGGCCAATCCATAAGAGAATTCCGGCAAGGACTCCAATTATAACAGCAACCAATTTAGTAGGAAGTCCGGTGATGGCTACCATCCCGAGGGCTCCGCCCACGATATTACCAGCTTCATAGGCTGCACTTCCAATCACGATGGCAGAAATAATTAATAAAATCGCGATCCATTTTAATACAGGATTGGAAAACTGTTCTCTTAAAATTGTACTTAAATCCTTACGAGTAATTACTCCAAGTCTGGTTACCATCTCTTGGAGAAACATGGTGGCTATAACGGAAAAAACGAGCGCCCAGATAAGAGCGTAACCAAATTCTGCTCCAACATTACTGGCTGTGGTGACCGTTCCTGGTCCAATGATGGCTGCAGCCACAATAGCGCCTGGTCCGACATTTTTCAGCCGTCTTTTAAAGGTGCTGTCTTTAGGCATAACGTTCCCTCTCTTTCTATTTGTTTAAATAGGAAGTGGTGAAGCTTGAAAGACTGCTTCGGCTAGGTCCGATAATATGTACAAGGAATTCATTACATTACCGGCGAAATGTTTTAATTTTTTAACAATTCCCTTTATGATCCTCCGTTAATCGTTTTATTTATAATGCCAATCAGTTGTTATAGGTACCCTGAAGACTTGGATAAAGCTTGAGGTAACGCCCGTATTGGGATCTATAAGTCTCCTGGTTTTCTTGTGCAGGTGTGAAAACTTCGGCTCCCTGGGGATCGATATATTTTTCAGTAAATTCCGCGTAATCTTCGACCCAGCCCATCCCGATAAAAGCAGTCGAGGCAGCTCCAAGTACAGTGGAGTATTCGCTTTCATTTGGAACTCTGATCGGTCTATTTAAAATAGTAGCGAGTGTTTGAGTCCAGACACGGCTTCTGGTTCCACCTCCTATGATCGTTATCATTCCCTCTTGTTTTTCAGAGAGGGATTCAATAACCTGACAGCAGGAAAAGCATAATCCTTCTACTACCGCACGTGCGAAATCGGATTTCTGGACAGCTGGGTTCAGCCCAACGAAGGCACCTGAAGCTTCTGGATCCATAACCGGAAACCGTTCTCCGTGCAGATAAGGTAAAAAGAGAACGCCATTTGCACCCGCTTGCGAGGCAGCGGCCAATTTTTCAAAATATTCGTAAGGTGATTCACTCTGGTCCCCCCAAGTATGGACGGCCCACTGATAAACGTTTCCGGCGTTCAACAGCGGGGCGATGGAAATGTTGGTTCCTTCCGGCAGGTGCGAAAGGGTAAATACGCCGTCTATTTTATTTGCACTCTTTTTTGTAGGAGCAGCTGCCCAGCCCGTAGTTCCCAAGTATAAATACAAATCACCTTCGTGAAGAGCGCCTGCCCCGAGTGTGGCGGCACCTGCATCCCCGCTGCCGCACAAGACAGGAGTGTCCACAGAAAATCCTGTCCATTGAGAGACTTTATCCGTTATCTTTCCTGCTTCTTGTTCAGGTTCAAGGAGACGCGGAATCTTACTGGCATCTATTGAAAAATCGGAAAGAAGTTCTTCGCTCCACCTCCGCTCATGTAGATCCATTAGACCTGAAGTTGCTGCGGTTACAGGGTCGGTCACTGCTTTATTTGTCAACTTATAGATGAGATAATCCTTCGCGCTGAATACGAAGGCTTTCGCATATTGGTATTGAGCTGGCTGATGCTTATTCATCCATAATAATTTCGCAAGAGGAGTAGAAGAGCGGATCGAATTCCCTGTTATATTTGAAAGGAAAGGCTTCTTTGATTGGATATATTGTGCTTCTTTATCTGCTCTTGTATCTGAATAAAGAATGGCTGTAGAAGTAGTTCCAGAAGCATCTAGCGGAATAACATCTTCCATTTGGCCGCTAAACGTAATTGCCCTGATGGCCTCTACTCGTTCGGGAGTGGTGTCCTGCCAAATTGATAGGATAGTTTGAAGCGCCTGCCACCATTGTTCCGGCTGTTGTTCAACTTCCCCGTTCGGACCATATTTCGTTTCAATTTCTATCGACTGTTCACTCGCCCGGTGCCCCTGTCTATCTAAAAGAATTCCTTTTAGAGCAGATGTTCCCAGGTCGAATGCTGCTATGTATGTCATTCTGATCCCTCCAGCTTGAATAGTGAATCCTTATTTCTTCAAATTGTACACGATTCAATCCATATAATGAACGTAAGATTAAGAGATGATAGAAATGATAGGCTCGTTTATTCCAGCAATTTATTATGAGAAAGACCAGCTTTAAAAGGGGTGAAAAAAGATCTGTATTTATTTGTAAAAAGATAGGCATAGAGGTATATTTATGTTATCTTTAATTCAAGCCATCTTAATTAAAGAGAAATTATAAAAAAGAGACGATGGTTTGTATAGGTATAGGATTAGGTGGTGAAGCTCTGGTCCATTGGCCAGGGCATTCAGTGGCAGTAATAGTCACATTGAGTAAAAAAGTGGGAATCCTCATCATGGATTTCCACTTTTTTATTTTTTACTAATTTTAGTCAACCTGAGGCTTATTGCAGATACGCTCCCATTACTTGAAGACTTGATTTCGAGATAAATGGGTCCGTTGTCAAAAAAGGGAAGGCGGCTACGGAAACAACTCGTCTTGTTCCATCACCCAGACACTCGAGACATAAGCCGCTCATCAACGGATTGAAAAACCGCCATCCTTTTGATGGTCGGCTTATGCTGGTCGTGTCTTTCGGGGTGATTCTACATTTGAACACTTTCCTGCGGCCCTACACGACGTAGGGTCGATCGACGTTGCCACAGGACGTGGTGACTTTAGTCGATCCTCCTTTTAAATGAGCCTCCGCGGTCGTTTCACTCCCTGTGGGGTCTCGCCTAGCTCCTTCTCCCGCGGGAGTCTCATCGTTTCCTCCGCCACCCCAACGACCTCTAGTGAACGGACCCTTACAATAGGAGACAGGAACCATACTGTATCTGCCTCAAATGCTTCTAGTAAGGGTTGCTACACGCAAACAAACAACCAAAACCAGGGTGGATTATAGATGCTCCTTGGTCATTGGAAGGCGATTATGCAGAGATTTCGGACTCTCCATGATTGCAAAGGGCGGAAGGGAACGGCGAAGACTCCTGTGGGATGAACATGATCGGTGAGATCCCGGAAGGCGTAGCCTGAGGAAGCTCACCACAGAAGAGGAGGTTCGACTAAGAACGCCACGTCGTGTGGCAACATCGAACGACCCTGCGTCGTGCAGGGCCGGAAAGCGAACTCGTTCCCTGGAGCCCCTTCTCCATCCAATATCTCGAAACTGAGCCTTCCACAATACGGCCCTTTAGTTTAATAGATCCTGATTTTTACAAATTCTTAATGTTACTGAAATCCTAATAAGCCGGGAATTTTAATAGATAGGAACATCTACATATTTTGTCCCGAGTCTCCGGATGTAGTATAGTTAGAATGAGCGTGAGAATTCTGACAATAGTGTAATAGGAAGAAAGGGGTACACCTAATGAATCAGCAAACATTTTTATATCAGCCAAAGATTTCTGATGTGATGAAAAATATTAATAAGGTGATGATTGGGAAAGAAGAAGCGGCTTTACTAAGCATTGTGGCTTTGCTCGCGAAAGGGCACGTACTGCTTGAAGATGTCCCGGGCGTAGGAAAGACGATGCTTGTAAAAACCCTTGCCAAATCCTTGGATTGTGAGTTTAAACGAATTCAGTTCACCCCAGATTTGCTGCCATCTGACGTTACAGGTGTTTCTATATATAATCCAAAAGAAATGGAATTCGAATTTAAGCCTGGTCCTATTCTAGGAAATATTGTGTTGGCAGATGAGATTAACCGTACTTCTCCGAAAACTCAATCCGCTTTACTGGAAGGTATGGAAGAAACGAGTATTACGGTAGATGGAAACGCTGTGCCTCTTAAAGATCCTTTCTTTGTCATGGCTACCCAGAACCCCATTGAATATGAAGGAACGTACCCGCTGCCTGAAGCTCAGTTGGATCGTTTTTTGTTAAAGATGAAAATGGGATACCCTACTGCAAGTCAGGAAATGGAGATGCTGAGCCGGACATCAGGCGGCCATCCGATCAATGAGATATCGTCTGTAATTACCCGCGATGAGCTGGTGGCCTTACAGAAAGAAGTCGAAGAAGTGTATGTGGACACAACCGTAAACCGCTATATTATTGACTTAGTTACAGGCACTCGAAATCATGAAGGTGTCTATCTGGGTGTGAGCCCTCGTGGATCGATTTCCCTCATGAAAGCTGCTAAAGCCTATGCATTTGTTCACGACCGTGATTATGTTGTGCCCGATGATGTCCAGTACCTTGCCCCTTATGTATTGTCACACCGTATGATTCTTACTTCTGAAGCGAATTTTGAAGGAGCAACGCCTGAAAGTATTATCGAAGAGCTGCTCTCCGCCACTTCCATTCCTGTAAAGAGGAATATTAGTGAATGAGACAGACTTTTCAATTCACGGCTAAACTCCTCGTTGTATTGACATTGTTTACTGTTTTATTTTCTTATGCAATGTTTCAGGGAGGCTTTGTCAGCTGGTTTCTCTTCTACGCATTTCTTCCTTTTCTCGTCTACATGACAGGGGTACTGCTTTATCCAATAAACGACTGGAAGGTAGAACGTAAACTCTCCAAAAGGGTCGCTACAGGAGGCGAAAGTGTTGAGGTTAATGTGACACTGACAAGAAGAATCCCTTTTCCGATTTATTATTGCGTTATTGAAGAGTATCTCCCTGAGTCCCTCAAGAAACAGGACCGTCATCTAGAGAAATTCAGAGATATGGAGAAAGCGAATGAATTTCAGCAGGACAGAATTGTTAAGAAAGTCACGTTCCCCTGGTTCAAGAGACATTTACGCTACCATTATGAGCTTGAGAAGCTTCCGCGTGGAGAGCACCAGTTCAAGGCTTTCCGCATCAAAACCGGGGACTTTTTTGGGTTTATTAAAAAAGAGCACGTGTATCAGGAAGAGGATAAACTCCTCGTCTTTCCTTATAAGCGTCCAGTGAAAATGCGTGAGCGTGTGTACAGCTTTGAACAGGGAGCGAGCCCCTCTTTTAAACTCAATGAAAAAAATACGAACGTCGTCACAGGTGTTCGTGAATA
The Halobacillus halophilus DSM 2266 DNA segment above includes these coding regions:
- a CDS encoding AAA family ATPase, with the translated sequence MNQQTFLYQPKISDVMKNINKVMIGKEEAALLSIVALLAKGHVLLEDVPGVGKTMLVKTLAKSLDCEFKRIQFTPDLLPSDVTGVSIYNPKEMEFEFKPGPILGNIVLADEINRTSPKTQSALLEGMEETSITVDGNAVPLKDPFFVMATQNPIEYEGTYPLPEAQLDRFLLKMKMGYPTASQEMEMLSRTSGGHPINEISSVITRDELVALQKEVEEVYVDTTVNRYIIDLVTGTRNHEGVYLGVSPRGSISLMKAAKAYAFVHDRDYVVPDDVQYLAPYVLSHRMILTSEANFEGATPESIIEELLSATSIPVKRNISE
- a CDS encoding xylulokinase, which encodes MTYIAAFDLGTSALKGILLDRQGHRASEQSIEIETKYGPNGEVEQQPEQWWQALQTILSIWQDTTPERVEAIRAITFSGQMEDVIPLDASGTTSTAILYSDTRADKEAQYIQSKKPFLSNITGNSIRSSTPLAKLLWMNKHQPAQYQYAKAFVFSAKDYLIYKLTNKAVTDPVTAATSGLMDLHERRWSEELLSDFSIDASKIPRLLEPEQEAGKITDKVSQWTGFSVDTPVLCGSGDAGAATLGAGALHEGDLYLYLGTTGWAAAPTKKSANKIDGVFTLSHLPEGTNISIAPLLNAGNVYQWAVHTWGDQSESPYEYFEKLAAASQAGANGVLFLPYLHGERFPVMDPEASGAFVGLNPAVQKSDFARAVVEGLCFSCCQVIESLSEKQEGMITIIGGGTRSRVWTQTLATILNRPIRVPNESEYSTVLGAASTAFIGMGWVEDYAEFTEKYIDPQGAEVFTPAQENQETYRSQYGRYLKLYPSLQGTYNN
- a CDS encoding DUF58 domain-containing protein, which produces MRQTFQFTAKLLVVLTLFTVLFSYAMFQGGFVSWFLFYAFLPFLVYMTGVLLYPINDWKVERKLSKRVATGGESVEVNVTLTRRIPFPIYYCVIEEYLPESLKKQDRHLEKFRDMEKANEFQQDRIVKKVTFPWFKRHLRYHYELEKLPRGEHQFKAFRIKTGDFFGFIKKEHVYQEEDKLLVFPYKRPVKMRERVYSFEQGASPSFKLNEKNTNVVTGVREYRQGDRFAWVDWKTTAKKNQMMTKEFEQEKSVDMLIILNAVYHPSMNPVSFEGSVEFTASLLEELHKKSSQLAFMTLGDGRAYFPFHQNHSQTHQIQGHLAKIRPLGRVPFSQQLDRERAQIPSGTIALVISHYLDENTEQSLVKLAKKSKRLVFFYVRPREQLNFQDHQHIKLLKNQGVVVQVLSEEQLIQQEFEVST
- a CDS encoding Nramp family divalent metal transporter, translating into MPKDSTFKRRLKNVGPGAIVAAAIIGPGTVTTASNVGAEFGYALIWALVFSVIATMFLQEMVTRLGVITRKDLSTILREQFSNPVLKWIAILLIISAIVIGSAAYEAGNIVGGALGMVAITGLPTKLVAVIIGVLAGILLWIGQYKVIERVFVGLILIMTLSFVITAIVVQPDLSAIFTKGFVPKVSSGNTLYVISLIGTTIVPYTLFLQSSTVQERFKGEEQLSDSRFDVLLTMAICGIISVSIIITAAAAFPLGTSIQDPSSMAEQLQPLLGSWAKYVFAIGIFAAGISSSMTAPLAAAYATAGALGWEKNLRSAKFRVVWMVVLLVGVIFSSLGYDPIQLIVFSQYANGLILPIIVLFLMFAMNNRKTLHQYVNPIWINIVGWLIFIITVTLSLMSFGIF